A genomic region of Capra hircus breed San Clemente chromosome 21, ASM170441v1, whole genome shotgun sequence contains the following coding sequences:
- the LOC108638508 gene encoding interferon alpha-inducible protein 27-like protein 2 — protein sequence MAAVPVVLGAMGFTGAGIAASSIAAKMMSVAAVASVGGVTAGSLVATLQSVGAAGLSTSSNILLGSAGSATGAWLWGS from the exons ATGGCGGCTGTGCCCGTGGTGCTGGGAGCCATGGGCTTCACAGGGGCTGGAATCGCCGCCTCCTCCATCGCGGCCAAGATGATGTCAGTGGCCGCCGTGGCCAGTGTGGGTGGAGTCACTGCTGGCAGCCTGGTGGCCACCCTCCAGTCCGTGG gGGCAGCTGGACTTTCCACATCATCCAACATCCTCCTCGGCTCTGCTGGGTCAGCAACTGGGGCATGGCTGTGGGGTTCATAA
- the LOC102187216 gene encoding interferon alpha-inducible protein 27-like protein 2 encodes MVIGVMWQDCCSRDRRRKVSGRSRESVPWDQTQISCLPVALVVAAVPMVLGAMGFTGAGIAASSIAAKMMSAAAVASVGGVAAGSLVATLQSVGAAGLSTSSNILLGSAGSATGAWLWGSKKKAPSPPGSSTQQESGSCAGDDPAGPQDVSPPNDKPSASQNSSKNHKK; translated from the exons ATGGTAATCGGGGTGATGTG GCAAGACTGCTGCAGCCGTGATCGGAGGAG GAAGGTGTCAGGGAGATCTAGGGAGTCAGTCCCATGGGACCAAACTCAAATCTCCTGTCTCCCTGTAGCCCTGGTCGTGGCGGCTGTGCCCATGGTGCTGGGAGCCATGGGCTTCACAGGGGCTGGAATCGCCGCCTCCTCCATCGCGGCCAAGATGATGTCAGCGGCCGCCGTGGCCAGTGTGGGTGGAGTTGCTGCTGGCAGCCTGGTGGCCACCCTCCAGTCCGTGG gGGCAGCTGGACTTTCCACATCATCCAACATCCTCCTCGGCTCTGCTGGGTCAGCAACTGGGGCATGGCTGTGGGGTTCAAAAAAGAAGGCCCCTTCACCACCAGGATCCAGTACTCAACAAGAGAGTGGTTCCTGTGCTGGAGATGACCCTGCAGGGCCTCAGGATGTCAGTCCCCCAAATGACAAGCCCTCTGCCTCCCAAAATTCTTCAAAGAATCATAAGAAGTAA